One window of the Staphylococcus equorum genome contains the following:
- the eutH gene encoding ethanolamine utilization protein EutH, with translation MEHIGTVIIYIIMVCAVLGAFGAIRNANEGIGKEFMEGIYTIGPIFANSAGIMASIPFISQFIEKFFGPLFDKIGADPAIAATSILATDMGGYQLADVLKDSYEGWIMAMIVGFMAGATIVFTIPLGLPMLDKRDHKYMALGILSGLLAIPFGVFISTVIILFSHTKIRTVIDTTSAATHVFQISLSTVFINLLPLIIFVVVTAIGLYFFSDIMIKIFIVFGKILDSCIKLVFVFSVVEIFTGLFTTVFGVWGFDPIMADSEDNFRALENAGNIAIMLSGAFPMVYLIRKYFSKGLHSVGSKVGLSEVGSAGFIATIANILAMLKLVKDMPPKDKVLNIAFGVCGAFLLGDHLSYTANFQPTLIPAVLIGKLSAGVIAICFAYILCIPKARKLEEIDRRSGIIGEHEYLDK, from the coding sequence ATGGAACATATTGGTACAGTGATTATTTACATTATTATGGTATGTGCAGTGTTAGGTGCTTTTGGTGCAATTCGGAATGCGAATGAAGGTATAGGGAAGGAATTTATGGAAGGAATTTATACCATTGGACCTATCTTTGCTAACTCAGCAGGTATTATGGCTTCTATTCCATTCATATCGCAGTTTATAGAAAAATTCTTTGGACCACTTTTTGATAAAATTGGTGCGGATCCCGCTATAGCTGCAACATCAATACTCGCGACAGATATGGGGGGATATCAACTCGCAGATGTATTAAAGGATAGTTATGAAGGTTGGATTATGGCAATGATTGTTGGCTTCATGGCTGGTGCCACAATCGTCTTCACAATCCCGCTTGGTCTCCCGATGTTGGATAAACGAGATCATAAATACATGGCTTTAGGTATTCTATCAGGTTTGTTGGCCATTCCTTTTGGCGTATTTATTTCCACGGTAATTATTTTATTCAGTCATACAAAAATACGTACAGTGATTGATACAACGAGTGCAGCAACACATGTGTTCCAAATTAGCTTGTCTACTGTGTTTATCAACTTATTACCGTTAATTATTTTTGTAGTAGTAACAGCCATAGGGCTGTATTTCTTCTCAGATATTATGATTAAAATATTTATTGTCTTTGGTAAAATACTAGATTCTTGTATTAAATTGGTCTTTGTATTTTCAGTAGTAGAAATATTTACAGGATTATTTACAACAGTTTTTGGTGTTTGGGGATTTGATCCAATTATGGCGGATAGTGAAGATAACTTTAGGGCACTAGAGAACGCAGGGAATATTGCTATCATGTTATCGGGTGCATTTCCAATGGTTTATTTAATACGTAAGTACTTCTCTAAAGGTCTGCATAGTGTTGGGAGTAAAGTAGGACTCAGTGAAGTAGGTAGTGCTGGGTTTATCGCTACGATTGCTAATATTCTAGCAATGCTTAAGTTAGTAAAAGATATGCCACCTAAAGATAAAGTGTTAAATATCGCATTCGGTGTCTGTGGTGCATTCTTATTAGGTGACCATTTATCATATACGGCGAATTTCCAGCCGACGCTCATACCAGCTGTATTAATTGGTAAATTGAGTGCGGGTGTTATAGCCATATGTTTTGCTTATATTCTATGTATACCGAAAGCGAGAAAATTGGAAGAAATTGATAGACGTTCCGGCATCATTGGAGAACATGAATATTTAGATAAATAA
- a CDS encoding SDR family NAD(P)-dependent oxidoreductase: protein MRLQDKVCIITGAGGGMGKVAAQMFANEGGKIAVFERDEQAGQETVKAITDNGGEASFFKVDIANEANVKSAVADTVETYGKIDVLYNNAGVMPEADNSVVNTSEDVWDLVMNINVKGIFFMTKYVIPEMEKNNSGSIINIASFVAEMGCSVPQDAYTASKGAVVSLTKSLAIQFRPKGIRTNAISPGPIETPLLMEWLVADEEAKNARLNRQPTGRFGKPEDIVNAALYLASDESDWTNGANMNVDGGITANYF from the coding sequence ATGAGATTACAAGACAAAGTATGTATTATCACAGGTGCTGGCGGTGGCATGGGTAAAGTAGCCGCACAAATGTTTGCAAATGAAGGCGGTAAAATCGCAGTATTCGAGAGAGATGAACAAGCCGGTCAAGAGACTGTGAAGGCAATCACAGATAACGGCGGAGAAGCTTCTTTTTTCAAAGTAGATATAGCTAATGAAGCCAATGTTAAAAGTGCGGTTGCTGATACAGTTGAAACTTATGGAAAAATTGATGTGCTTTATAATAATGCTGGCGTCATGCCAGAAGCAGATAATTCTGTCGTCAATACAAGCGAAGACGTATGGGACTTAGTCATGAATATAAATGTTAAAGGCATTTTCTTTATGACGAAATATGTGATTCCTGAAATGGAGAAAAACAATTCTGGATCTATCATTAATATAGCTTCATTTGTTGCTGAAATGGGTTGTTCAGTGCCTCAAGATGCGTACACCGCTTCAAAAGGAGCAGTCGTATCTTTAACGAAATCATTAGCAATTCAATTTCGTCCTAAAGGCATTCGCACAAATGCAATCAGCCCTGGTCCGATTGAAACACCATTATTAATGGAATGGTTAGTTGCAGATGAAGAAGCTAAAAATGCGAGATTAAATAGACAACCTACTGGAAGATTTGGCAAACCAGAAGATATTGTGAACGCTGCATTATACTTAGCATCAGATGAGTCGGATTGGACAAACGGTGCAAACATGAATGTAGACGGCGGTATCACTGCAAACTATTTCTAA
- a CDS encoding SLC13 family permease, producing MKQHSAKNKNTTFKPLWLIISVLALVIIMLLPTPDTLPFMAKSALAILLFAVILWVTEAVTYPVSAAMIVGLIILLLGFSPVQNLTESLGNPQASGKVLEGSSLFGTTNALKLAFSGFSSTAIALVAAALFLATAMQITNLHKRLALIVLSMVGNKTNRIVIGTIIVAIFLAFFVPSATARAGAVIPILLGMVTAFGISKNSKLAALLIITAVQAVSIWNVGIKTAAAQNIVAINFINDQLGIDISWGQWFLYAGPWSILMSIALYFIMLKVMPPEVNEISGGKQLIKQQLHEMGPVTAKEWRLIAISIALLLLWSTEKVLHPIDSSSIILLALAIMLTPKIGIMTWKEAESRIPWGTIIVFGVGISLGNVLLKTTAAQWLSDQTFGLIGLEHYPLVMTIALIALFNILIHLGFASATSLASALIPVFISLTTTLDLGEQSMAFVLIQQFVISFGFLLPVSSPQSMLAYGTETFTVKDFLKTGIPITVIGYLLIVLFSFTYWQWIGLI from the coding sequence ATGAAACAACATTCAGCAAAGAATAAAAACACCACATTTAAACCGCTTTGGCTAATCATCAGTGTGCTTGCGCTTGTGATTATCATGCTATTACCAACGCCAGACACCTTACCTTTCATGGCTAAAAGTGCATTAGCTATCTTACTATTCGCCGTTATCTTATGGGTAACTGAAGCAGTCACTTACCCTGTATCAGCAGCGATGATTGTCGGTTTGATTATCTTGCTCTTAGGATTTAGTCCCGTACAAAATTTAACGGAGTCTCTAGGCAATCCACAAGCAAGCGGTAAAGTTTTAGAAGGTAGTAGCTTATTCGGGACGACCAACGCATTGAAACTCGCTTTTAGTGGATTTTCATCTACTGCCATTGCACTGGTAGCTGCAGCACTGTTTTTAGCTACCGCAATGCAAATTACAAATCTACATAAGCGTCTCGCACTTATCGTTCTTTCTATGGTAGGCAATAAGACTAATCGCATCGTTATCGGGACGATTATTGTTGCCATCTTTCTAGCTTTCTTTGTACCTTCAGCAACTGCACGTGCTGGCGCAGTTATTCCTATTTTGTTAGGTATGGTTACTGCTTTTGGCATTTCTAAAAATAGTAAACTTGCTGCTTTACTTATCATTACGGCGGTGCAGGCTGTATCTATTTGGAATGTAGGTATTAAGACGGCAGCCGCTCAAAATATCGTTGCTATCAATTTTATTAATGATCAATTAGGCATAGATATCTCATGGGGACAATGGTTCCTGTATGCTGGTCCATGGTCTATCTTGATGTCTATTGCACTTTATTTCATTATGCTAAAAGTAATGCCACCAGAAGTAAATGAAATATCTGGAGGCAAACAACTGATTAAACAACAATTACATGAAATGGGCCCTGTCACTGCTAAAGAATGGCGTCTCATCGCTATTTCAATTGCATTACTTTTACTTTGGTCTACAGAAAAAGTGCTACATCCGATTGATTCATCTTCTATTATTTTATTAGCGCTAGCAATCATGTTAACCCCTAAAATTGGTATTATGACATGGAAAGAAGCTGAGTCGCGTATTCCATGGGGAACGATTATTGTATTTGGTGTGGGTATTTCGTTAGGTAACGTGTTATTAAAAACAACTGCTGCGCAATGGTTAAGTGATCAAACCTTTGGGCTTATCGGTCTCGAACATTATCCATTAGTGATGACGATTGCTTTAATTGCTTTGTTTAATATATTGATTCATTTAGGTTTTGCGAGTGCCACAAGTTTGGCTTCTGCATTGATTCCAGTATTCATTTCACTCACGACCACATTAGATTTAGGAGAACAGTCTATGGCCTTTGTGCTCATACAGCAATTTGTAATTAGCTTTGGCTTCTTACTTCCTGTTAGTTCGCCACAATCTATGCTAGCATATGGTACCGAAACATTTACCGTTAAAGATTTCTTAAAAACAGGTATTCCAATCACTGTTATCGGTTACTTACTTATCGTGTTATTTAGTTTCACTTACTGGCAATGGATTGGTTTAATTTAG
- a CDS encoding glutamine synthetase family protein → MNNNIKGKKVTGDITKEQLLELVKSDDIDTLIMGFCDMQGRLMGKRITGDFILENDISDGTHFCNYLLGTNFEMDTNDNFEFMNWDKGYGDYLAVPDLNTLKVVPWLEHTAMVFCDVYTVDGSEPIAIAPRNILKQQIDKAEAQGLSPHMASELEFYLFNNSFEDISKQGYDNLEAAGHLNEDYNLLQGSKNEPIYQEIRNQMHLMGITIESSKGEAYKGQHEINLKYSDALDAADQHIMFKHGMKEICIQNDKSVTFMAKPYEAWTGSSGHIHLSMMKKGTKTNAFYAGDDAAEPKSETMKHFLAGIIKFTRDFSLMFAPYVNSYKRFAPNSWAPVSIAWSQDNRSAGYRVVGEQNALRFESRISGADMNPYLAYSALIGAGLYGIENKIELTEELVGNAYEQDNIDRIPSSLHEAILTWKNSDVVTKVLGEDVANHYLEAAQSEQNDFDSFVTTWERSRYFEQS, encoded by the coding sequence ATGAATAACAATATTAAAGGCAAAAAAGTAACTGGCGATATTACAAAGGAACAATTACTTGAATTAGTTAAATCTGATGATATCGATACACTTATCATGGGTTTTTGTGACATGCAAGGTCGTTTGATGGGGAAACGAATCACGGGTGATTTCATTTTAGAAAATGATATATCTGATGGTACACATTTCTGTAACTACTTGTTAGGTACAAACTTTGAAATGGATACAAACGATAATTTTGAATTTATGAACTGGGACAAAGGTTACGGTGATTACTTAGCCGTACCTGACTTGAATACGTTAAAAGTTGTACCGTGGTTAGAACACACTGCAATGGTCTTTTGTGATGTATATACCGTAGATGGTAGTGAACCGATTGCGATTGCGCCACGTAACATTCTAAAACAACAAATTGATAAAGCAGAAGCACAAGGCTTGTCACCACATATGGCAAGTGAACTTGAATTCTATTTATTCAATAATTCATTTGAAGATATTTCGAAACAAGGATACGACAATTTAGAAGCTGCCGGTCACTTAAATGAAGATTATAACTTATTACAAGGTAGTAAGAATGAGCCGATTTATCAAGAAATAAGAAATCAAATGCACTTAATGGGCATTACTATCGAATCTTCAAAAGGTGAAGCGTATAAAGGGCAACACGAAATCAACTTAAAATATTCAGACGCCTTAGATGCTGCTGATCAACATATTATGTTCAAACATGGTATGAAAGAAATCTGTATCCAAAACGATAAATCTGTAACATTCATGGCTAAACCTTACGAAGCATGGACAGGATCAAGTGGTCATATTCATTTGAGTATGATGAAAAAAGGCACGAAAACGAATGCTTTCTATGCAGGTGATGATGCAGCAGAACCAAAATCTGAAACGATGAAACATTTCTTAGCTGGCATCATTAAATTTACGAGAGATTTTTCATTAATGTTTGCGCCATACGTGAACTCTTATAAACGTTTTGCGCCTAACTCATGGGCACCGGTAAGTATTGCATGGAGCCAAGACAACCGTTCTGCTGGCTATCGTGTTGTAGGTGAACAAAACGCATTACGCTTTGAATCACGTATTTCAGGTGCAGATATGAATCCATACTTAGCTTACTCCGCTTTAATTGGCGCAGGTTTATATGGTATCGAAAATAAAATCGAACTTACTGAAGAACTCGTTGGTAACGCTTATGAACAAGATAATATCGATCGTATTCCATCGTCGTTACATGAAGCAATCTTAACTTGGAAAAATAGTGATGTGGTAACAAAAGTCCTTGGTGAAGATGTTGCGAATCACTATTTAGAAGCTGCACAATCAGAGCAGAATGACTTCGATTCTTTCGTAACAACTTGGGAACGTTCGCGTTACTTCGAACAAAGTTAA
- a CDS encoding NAD-dependent succinate-semialdehyde dehydrogenase, producing MTRNLNYNWVNGEKVETDKTIAIVNPANGKSIGKVPSVTEDIVQQAIESASTAFETWSNYTAETRQGYLEQWAVNLLNKQESLATIMSEEQGKTYAEAFGEVGVCAKFIRWFAEEGKRIYGEVIPPSSDNQRISVTKQPVGVCGLITPWNFPGAMVARKVAPALAAGCTVIVKPSSETPRIAIAIFDELMATGIDKGVANIVTGSSSLISDKLFEDKRVRKMSFTGSTPIGKKLMSKASDQVKRISLELGGNAPAIVLPDADLDNAADAIVDNKFENSGQMCNGINVVLVHKDVKAEMTQKIIDRVKTIKVGPGDQEDTQVGPLINQKAIDKVEYLVADAKKQGAQVETGGAKADISTSTLFYQPTVITGVERTMAIAQEEIFGPVAPIITFEDEDEAIDIANASPYGLAAYFFSNNINTVYKISEKLEFGMIGVNGTQLSVPQAPFGGIKESGMGREGSHFGLDGFLELKYISLSLLK from the coding sequence ATGACGCGTAATTTAAATTATAACTGGGTAAACGGTGAAAAAGTTGAAACAGACAAGACCATCGCCATAGTTAACCCAGCAAACGGAAAGTCAATTGGCAAAGTACCAAGTGTAACTGAAGATATCGTACAACAAGCAATTGAAAGTGCGTCCACTGCTTTTGAAACATGGTCGAACTATACTGCTGAAACAAGACAAGGTTATTTAGAACAATGGGCAGTCAATTTATTAAATAAACAAGAATCACTCGCAACGATTATGAGTGAAGAACAAGGCAAAACATACGCAGAAGCTTTTGGTGAAGTTGGTGTTTGTGCTAAATTCATTCGTTGGTTTGCTGAAGAAGGCAAACGTATTTATGGTGAGGTCATTCCACCTTCATCAGATAATCAACGTATCTCAGTCACAAAACAACCTGTAGGCGTTTGTGGTTTGATTACACCATGGAATTTTCCTGGCGCAATGGTTGCACGAAAAGTTGCACCTGCATTAGCTGCTGGTTGTACTGTCATCGTCAAACCATCAAGCGAAACTCCAAGAATTGCAATTGCGATTTTCGACGAATTAATGGCAACTGGCATTGATAAAGGGGTCGCAAATATTGTTACTGGTAGTTCTTCACTCATTTCAGACAAACTATTTGAGGACAAGCGTGTGAGAAAAATGTCATTCACAGGTTCAACACCAATTGGCAAGAAATTAATGAGCAAAGCTTCTGATCAAGTCAAACGCATCTCACTCGAACTCGGGGGCAATGCACCAGCAATTGTATTACCGGATGCCGATTTGGATAACGCTGCAGACGCTATCGTTGATAACAAGTTCGAAAACAGCGGTCAAATGTGTAATGGCATCAATGTTGTACTTGTACACAAAGATGTTAAAGCAGAGATGACACAAAAGATTATTGACCGTGTAAAAACAATTAAAGTCGGTCCAGGTGATCAAGAGGATACGCAAGTAGGACCTCTGATTAATCAAAAAGCGATTGATAAAGTTGAATACTTAGTCGCAGATGCTAAAAAACAAGGTGCTCAAGTTGAAACTGGTGGAGCTAAAGCTGACATTTCTACATCTACCCTTTTCTATCAACCTACTGTCATAACAGGAGTTGAACGAACAATGGCTATAGCACAGGAAGAAATATTTGGGCCTGTCGCACCGATTATTACATTCGAAGATGAAGATGAAGCGATTGATATTGCAAATGCTTCACCATATGGTTTAGCCGCTTACTTCTTTTCTAATAATATCAATACAGTTTATAAAATCAGTGAAAAACTAGAATTTGGCATGATTGGTGTCAATGGTACTCAATTAAGTGTCCCTCAAGCACCATTTGGCGGTATTAAAGAAAGTGGAATGGGTCGTGAAGGCAGTCACTTTGGATTAGATGGGTTCTTAGAATTGAAATATATTTCATTATCTTTACTTAAATAA
- a CDS encoding M20 family metallopeptidase, with amino-acid sequence MGKTLDLLQKLITFDSSNQEVANETIDYCKQWLEEQGLKSEIITNNDYKMLICNVGEGSKRLILNGHVDVVSGKEAQFDPEIKDGKIYGRGSADMKAGVASFMVAMTELQDVDLGDASVQLQLVTDEEIGGHNCSAYLTEQGYLGDFVICAEPTQIGIGYQSKGILQFDIQLNGKSAHGSRPWEGDNAIIKAYEVYEKIIDLPFAKQSTDIFDGPSINLAKISGGEVYNKVPDVCTLSVDIRYLPNQDKDDILEQIKGVTDDEIAVHMSGPSVKNEIDNPYIQHLVKEIKSVTGNQEANIFGQHGFADTRYFSRFDVPAIECGPSGDAWHGDGEYAVVDSLDQYKDIIVGFGKTFN; translated from the coding sequence ATGGGCAAAACGTTGGATTTATTACAAAAATTAATTACTTTTGATAGTTCTAATCAAGAAGTTGCAAATGAAACCATTGATTATTGTAAACAGTGGTTAGAAGAACAGGGGCTCAAATCTGAAATTATAACGAACAATGATTATAAGATGCTTATTTGTAATGTAGGCGAAGGTAGTAAGCGACTTATTCTAAATGGGCATGTTGATGTGGTGAGTGGGAAAGAAGCACAATTTGACCCTGAAATTAAAGATGGCAAAATTTATGGACGCGGTTCTGCTGATATGAAAGCAGGTGTCGCTTCATTTATGGTTGCAATGACTGAACTTCAAGATGTTGATTTAGGTGATGCCAGCGTTCAACTTCAATTAGTTACAGATGAGGAAATTGGTGGTCATAATTGTTCTGCGTATTTAACAGAGCAAGGTTATTTAGGTGATTTTGTGATTTGTGCTGAACCAACTCAAATTGGAATTGGCTATCAATCTAAAGGAATTTTACAATTTGATATTCAATTAAATGGTAAATCGGCACATGGTAGTAGACCTTGGGAAGGTGACAATGCCATTATAAAAGCCTATGAAGTATACGAAAAAATAATTGACTTGCCGTTTGCGAAACAATCTACAGATATTTTTGATGGCCCCTCCATCAATCTTGCTAAAATTTCTGGTGGTGAGGTTTATAACAAAGTACCAGATGTATGTACGCTTTCAGTTGATATTCGTTATTTACCTAACCAGGATAAAGATGACATTCTAGAACAAATTAAAGGTGTTACAGATGATGAAATAGCTGTGCATATGTCAGGTCCGAGTGTGAAAAATGAAATAGATAATCCTTATATTCAACATCTTGTAAAAGAAATTAAATCTGTAACTGGCAATCAAGAAGCCAATATTTTTGGACAGCATGGCTTTGCTGATACAAGATATTTTTCTAGATTTGATGTGCCTGCAATTGAATGTGGACCTTCTGGTGATGCGTGGCATGGCGATGGTGAATACGCCGTAGTAGACTCATTAGACCAATATAAAGATATCATTGTAGGTTTTGGAAAAACGTTTAATTAG
- a CDS encoding YfiT family bacillithiol transferase, producing the protein MDARFPIGELEVPDNVTLDDIQKWAKEIEGYTERLRETVDSLDDEALNAKYRAGSWTVRQLVHHIADSQLNMYQRLKLALTDNNPTVPAFIQDEWVMLPDNDLPIESSIKMLEGMNERIVAIANNLNEDQLAQTFTLKDSGEITVAKKIAKLSWHEEHHLAHIKIALSK; encoded by the coding sequence ATGGATGCAAGATTTCCAATAGGAGAATTAGAAGTTCCAGATAATGTAACATTAGATGATATACAAAAATGGGCGAAAGAAATAGAAGGTTATACTGAACGCTTAAGAGAGACTGTAGACTCGCTAGATGATGAAGCGTTGAATGCAAAGTATCGTGCAGGGAGTTGGACAGTACGTCAACTTGTACATCATATTGCTGACTCTCAATTAAATATGTATCAGCGTTTGAAGTTAGCACTCACGGATAACAATCCGACCGTACCAGCATTTATTCAAGATGAATGGGTGATGTTGCCGGATAACGACTTACCTATCGAAAGCTCGATTAAGATGCTAGAAGGCATGAACGAGCGTATCGTAGCAATTGCTAACAATTTAAATGAAGATCAATTAGCACAAACATTTACGTTAAAAGATAGTGGCGAGATAACGGTAGCTAAAAAGATAGCAAAATTATCTTGGCATGAAGAACATCACTTAGCACATATTAAAATAGCATTATCTAAATAG